One part of the Mariniblastus fucicola genome encodes these proteins:
- a CDS encoding zinc metallopeptidase produces the protein MNPLLLGFMNLEYLLMVLLPGMLLSGGASWLVRTRFAKYSKIPSTRGYTGQMAAQRLLDFAGITDVKVVRVDGVLTDHYNPSTKQLALSSAVFDRTSVAAIGVATHEAGHAIQHATGYYPLKWRSAIVPVANIGTKFGTYGMMIGLAILAAGSAFGTTVFMVGALAFLMFVLFQLVTLPVEFNASNRAKRLVVEAGIVGEQEREGIDKVLGAAAMTYVAAFVSSLLTLIYFLMKSGLLNGSRQRGF, from the coding sequence ATGAATCCCCTTCTTCTGGGTTTTATGAACCTTGAGTATTTGCTGATGGTGCTACTCCCTGGCATGCTTCTCTCCGGCGGAGCTTCCTGGTTGGTTCGTACACGCTTCGCAAAGTACTCAAAGATCCCTTCGACGCGCGGTTACACCGGTCAGATGGCGGCACAGCGACTGTTGGATTTCGCGGGTATTACAGATGTCAAAGTAGTACGAGTCGATGGGGTTTTGACCGATCATTACAATCCATCCACCAAACAACTGGCTCTTTCGTCGGCGGTTTTCGATCGAACTTCCGTTGCCGCGATCGGCGTCGCGACACATGAAGCCGGACACGCGATCCAACACGCGACGGGCTATTATCCATTGAAGTGGAGAAGCGCAATCGTGCCTGTTGCCAATATCGGCACCAAGTTCGGCACCTATGGAATGATGATCGGTTTGGCGATTCTCGCCGCCGGTTCCGCCTTCGGCACCACGGTCTTTATGGTCGGAGCGTTGGCATTTCTGATGTTCGTGCTGTTCCAGTTGGTGACGCTGCCAGTCGAATTCAACGCCAGCAACCGTGCAAAACGCCTGGTCGTGGAAGCCGGCATTGTTGGCGAACAGGAACGCGAAGGTATCGACAAAGTACTTGGCGCTGCAGCGATGACTTACGTGGCAGCGTTTGTCTCGTCTTTGCTGACATTGATTTACTTCCTGATGAAGTCCGGTTTGCTTAACGGCAGTCGCCAGCGCGGATTCTAG